One Peribacillus simplex NBRC 15720 = DSM 1321 genomic region harbors:
- a CDS encoding MBL fold metallo-hydrolase, whose amino-acid sequence MANWNGDIAKIALPTPFAVGDVNVYVVKGDALTLIDTGVKTKRSKEALTNGLGDLGLKLTDIEQIILTHHHPDHAGALDFFEKEIPVYGHKNNQRWLTISDDFLETHNRFFLDYAKKFGVAEELKNKLIHNRDEISFLSERKLHGYLAEGDELPGLPGWKVIETPGHAQSHLSFYRESDGVMIAGDHLLAKISPNPLMEPPLLPGGMRPRPLLQYNASLQKLLDFSISTVYSGHGSEVEGDAVADLIQYRFERQHNRAMQVKSMLQDKPLSAFEVCQQLFPKVYLQEVGLTLSETVGQLDYLEDLGEVQTEIQSGVILYSIA is encoded by the coding sequence ATGGCGAATTGGAATGGAGATATTGCAAAAATTGCCTTGCCCACACCGTTTGCAGTGGGTGATGTGAATGTTTATGTAGTTAAAGGGGATGCTCTAACGTTAATCGATACTGGAGTGAAAACAAAACGATCAAAGGAAGCCTTGACTAACGGACTTGGGGATTTGGGTCTGAAACTGACTGATATCGAACAAATCATTTTAACCCACCATCATCCTGATCATGCTGGTGCACTCGATTTCTTTGAAAAGGAAATCCCGGTTTATGGACACAAAAACAATCAGCGCTGGCTGACTATCAGTGATGATTTCCTTGAAACCCATAATCGTTTTTTCCTTGATTATGCCAAAAAGTTCGGAGTGGCAGAAGAGCTGAAAAATAAACTGATCCATAACCGCGACGAAATCAGTTTCCTTAGTGAACGGAAGCTGCATGGATATTTGGCTGAGGGGGATGAGCTCCCTGGTCTTCCAGGCTGGAAAGTGATCGAGACTCCAGGCCATGCGCAAAGCCATTTATCTTTTTACCGGGAAAGTGACGGGGTCATGATCGCTGGCGATCACTTGCTTGCAAAGATTTCACCTAATCCATTAATGGAACCACCTTTACTTCCCGGAGGCATGAGACCTCGTCCATTACTGCAATATAATGCATCACTTCAGAAATTATTAGATTTTTCCATATCCACTGTTTATTCCGGACATGGATCTGAAGTGGAAGGAGATGCGGTTGCCGACTTGATTCAATATAGATTCGAGCGTCAGCATAACCGTGCCATGCAGGTGAAAAGCATGCTTCAAGATAAGCCTTTATCGGCCTTTGAAGTGTGTCAGCAGTTGTTTCCGAAAGTATACCTTCAGGAAGTGGGCCTGACACTTTCTGAAACGGTCGGTCAGCTGGACTATTTAGAAGACTTGGGTGAAGTCCAAACAGAAATCCAATCAGGGGTCATTCTGTATTCAATCGCTTAA
- a CDS encoding SDR family NAD(P)-dependent oxidoreductase codes for MNKLQGKVIVITGASGGIGKEVAIQSAKQGGRLVLLARSMDKLLLLKNELITQYGIDAYAYKLDVADTDQVTNVFNDIHAQIGEVDVLVNNAGFGTFKEAQDTELNETKAMFAVNVIGLMACTKLVLPYMKQRKSGHIINIASQAGKIATPKSTLYSSTKFAVLGYSNALRLELMEDRVFVTTVNPGPIETNFFNIADESGTYLKNVEKFMLKPGDVATKIVAAMLTNKREINLPGWMNLAGKWYNMFPKITETLGKKAFFKK; via the coding sequence TTGAATAAGTTGCAAGGCAAAGTTATTGTTATTACGGGTGCTTCCGGAGGGATTGGCAAGGAAGTTGCCATTCAAAGTGCAAAGCAGGGAGGCCGTCTCGTCCTCTTGGCCAGAAGCATGGATAAATTATTGCTGCTAAAGAATGAACTGATCACCCAATATGGGATTGATGCATATGCCTATAAGCTTGACGTTGCAGACACTGATCAGGTGACAAATGTATTTAATGACATCCATGCGCAAATAGGTGAAGTGGATGTGTTGGTTAACAATGCTGGTTTCGGCACGTTTAAAGAAGCGCAGGATACGGAATTGAATGAAACGAAAGCAATGTTTGCTGTCAACGTCATTGGATTAATGGCCTGCACAAAACTGGTTCTTCCGTATATGAAGCAGAGAAAATCGGGGCATATCATCAATATCGCTTCACAGGCCGGTAAAATCGCCACTCCTAAATCAACATTGTACTCTTCGACCAAGTTCGCAGTTCTTGGATATTCAAACGCACTTCGGCTCGAGCTGATGGAAGATCGTGTTTTTGTGACCACCGTCAATCCTGGCCCCATAGAAACGAATTTCTTTAACATTGCGGATGAATCAGGTACATACTTAAAGAACGTTGAAAAATTCATGCTTAAGCCTGGAGATGTCGCTACTAAAATCGTAGCGGCGATGCTGACCAATAAGAGGGAAATCAATCTCCCTGGCTGGATGAATTTAGCTGGGAAATGGTATAACATGTTCCCAAAGATCACCGAAACATTAGGGAAAAAAGCATTTTTTAAAAAGTAG
- a CDS encoding DUF3221 domain-containing protein has product MKMIVKLFIYIIVAFILVSCQSSDWNMHEAIDKGEEGFITDLDDKRILIKGTYYKVTNDTYIQDQHGNDLDFSDLEIGMKVKPWHRGGVKKSFPGKAEAELILVLTDEKSLAEQRAVTAALDHVSKAESQRFMVLDVVHLPSEHVYNIEMMNRSNLDSSFIVTVEDLTDEILYIK; this is encoded by the coding sequence ATGAAGATGATTGTAAAGCTTTTTATATATATTATTGTTGCCTTTATTCTGGTTAGCTGTCAATCCTCTGATTGGAACATGCATGAAGCCATAGATAAGGGGGAAGAAGGTTTCATTACGGATCTTGACGATAAAAGGATTTTGATTAAAGGGACGTACTATAAGGTGACCAATGATACATATATTCAAGATCAACATGGTAATGACCTCGATTTCTCTGACCTGGAGATCGGGATGAAAGTGAAACCATGGCATCGGGGTGGGGTGAAGAAATCATTTCCTGGGAAAGCGGAGGCGGAATTGATTCTTGTTTTGACGGATGAAAAAAGCTTAGCCGAACAAAGGGCGGTCACTGCTGCCCTCGATCATGTCAGCAAAGCGGAAAGTCAGCGATTCATGGTTCTTGATGTCGTCCATTTGCCCTCAGAGCATGTTTATAATATCGAAATGATGAATCGTTCCAACTTAGATTCATCATTCATCGTGACTGTAGAGGATTTAACGGATGAAATATTATATATAAAATAA
- a CDS encoding C40 family peptidase yields the protein MKKWIASAAVASAMMLTPLQAFANIGDQTLRPGMTHSDVKQLQQLLKTKGYFTYSGSLTTYYGTYSVSAVKKFQKAKGLTADGIAGRGTFNALGVYKVNNTSLISYAKTLIGKPYKWGGTTPTGFDCSGFVYYVFQKSQGITLPRTTSLLYSNTGLKVSSPAKGDLVFFDTSSGRTGVSHVGIYIGNGQFISATSSKGITITDMDNSYWKPKYLGAKTL from the coding sequence ATGAAGAAATGGATCGCTTCAGCTGCTGTTGCATCTGCCATGATGCTAACCCCACTGCAAGCCTTTGCCAATATTGGAGACCAAACCCTCAGACCCGGAATGACACATAGTGATGTCAAACAACTACAACAACTTTTAAAAACCAAAGGTTATTTCACATATTCAGGTTCACTGACTACATATTATGGTACCTATTCTGTATCCGCAGTAAAAAAATTCCAAAAAGCCAAAGGGTTAACTGCCGATGGAATTGCCGGCCGTGGCACATTTAATGCGCTTGGTGTTTATAAGGTCAATAATACAAGCTTGATCAGCTATGCAAAAACCTTAATAGGCAAACCCTACAAATGGGGCGGAACAACACCAACTGGATTCGACTGCTCAGGCTTCGTCTATTACGTATTCCAGAAATCACAAGGAATTACCTTACCGCGTACAACATCCTTGCTCTATTCCAATACGGGTTTAAAAGTATCTTCACCAGCTAAAGGTGATCTTGTATTCTTTGATACTTCTTCTGGAAGAACAGGAGTATCCCATGTTGGGATCTATATCGGAAATGGTCAATTCATTAGTGCTACGTCTTCAAAAGGAATAACCATCACGGATATGGATAATTCTTATTGGAAACCAAAATATTTAGGTGCGAAAACTTTATAA
- a CDS encoding DNA polymerase thumb domain-containing protein, with product MMDYGTMPKQSIMCIDMKSFYASCSAVMLGLDPLDCYLAVVGDLKRTGSIVLAASPKMKKEFGIKTGSRMFEIPNDPRIVVVEPKMATYLRVSTEITRLFNRYVPKEAIHVYSVDESFVKVDGAASLWGDARMIAEKIKDEIERELQLPCAIGIGPNMLMAKLCLDLEAKHKGIAEWKYEDVPSKLWPISPLREMWGIGRRVEKTLHGMGIFTVGQLANYDLELLEAKFGIMGNQLYHHAWGIDLSDMGAAIIEGQVSFGKSQILLRDYKEEQEVKQVMLEICEEVGRRARTHRKAGRTVSLSIGYSKDEFGGGFHRSRSISEPTNITMELYKVCLELFHENYKQKTVRSIEVRLSNIVDDNEMQLTLFDASRWKKRELSYTVDRIRHKYGAKSLLRAVSYTEAGTAVYRSRLLGGHKA from the coding sequence ATGATGGATTATGGGACGATGCCGAAACAATCAATTATGTGTATCGATATGAAAAGTTTTTATGCAAGCTGTTCAGCGGTCATGCTTGGTCTGGACCCGCTTGATTGTTATCTGGCGGTGGTTGGTGATTTGAAGAGAACAGGGAGCATTGTGCTTGCGGCTTCTCCAAAGATGAAGAAGGAATTTGGCATCAAGACAGGTTCGCGGATGTTTGAGATCCCGAATGATCCAAGGATTGTGGTCGTTGAACCTAAAATGGCGACCTATTTAAGGGTCTCGACGGAAATCACCCGCTTGTTCAACCGTTATGTGCCCAAAGAAGCGATTCACGTATATAGTGTGGACGAAAGTTTTGTGAAAGTCGATGGTGCCGCTTCTTTATGGGGAGATGCCCGGATGATAGCTGAAAAGATAAAAGATGAAATCGAACGGGAATTACAGCTCCCCTGTGCCATTGGAATTGGACCGAACATGCTTATGGCAAAACTTTGCCTTGATTTGGAAGCCAAACATAAAGGGATTGCAGAATGGAAGTATGAGGATGTGCCAAGCAAACTTTGGCCGATTTCCCCGCTTCGTGAAATGTGGGGGATCGGCAGGCGCGTAGAAAAAACCCTTCATGGAATGGGAATATTTACCGTTGGGCAGCTTGCCAATTATGATCTTGAATTACTTGAAGCGAAGTTTGGAATTATGGGCAATCAGCTTTACCACCATGCGTGGGGAATAGATTTATCTGATATGGGGGCAGCGATCATCGAAGGGCAGGTCAGCTTCGGCAAAAGTCAAATCCTGCTGCGGGATTATAAGGAGGAGCAGGAGGTAAAGCAGGTCATGCTGGAAATTTGCGAAGAAGTTGGAAGAAGGGCACGCACCCATCGCAAGGCAGGAAGGACGGTGAGCCTAAGCATTGGCTACAGCAAGGATGAGTTTGGCGGAGGTTTCCATCGTTCACGTTCGATTAGCGAACCGACCAACATTACGATGGAGTTATATAAAGTGTGCCTGGAGCTTTTTCATGAGAACTATAAGCAAAAAACGGTTCGGAGCATAGAGGTAAGACTCTCGAATATTGTGGATGATAACGAAATGCAGCTGACTTTATTTGATGCTTCGCGCTGGAAGAAGCGGGAATTGAGTTACACGGTTGATCGAATCCGCCATAAATATGGAGCCAAATCGCTATTGCGTGCAGTTTCGTATACGGAAGCGGGGACAGCCGTTTACCGAAGCAGGCTGCTTGGTGGGCATAAGGCGTAA
- a CDS encoding YolD-like family protein, which produces MIRDRGRIKWTSMMLPEHVKMLRDWVVEDGYETKRILDEQQLEEMNAVMGEAMEERKDVTIAHYEGNRYQLLIGRIHYYNELSHKLHIVDRFDRAHYIRLSDIADVRIME; this is translated from the coding sequence ATGATTCGTGATCGCGGCCGTATCAAATGGACATCGATGATGTTGCCGGAGCATGTGAAGATGCTTCGGGATTGGGTGGTGGAAGATGGCTATGAAACGAAGCGCATCCTGGATGAGCAGCAACTGGAAGAAATGAATGCGGTAATGGGGGAAGCGATGGAGGAAAGAAAGGATGTCACGATTGCTCATTATGAAGGAAACCGGTATCAGCTGTTAATCGGCAGGATCCATTATTATAATGAGCTTAGCCACAAGCTTCACATCGTTGATCGGTTTGATCGGGCTCACTATATCAGGCTTTCCGATATAGCGGATGTAAGGATAATGGAATGA
- a CDS encoding iron-sulfur cluster biosynthesis family protein gives MYIEWTETAAEKIAHKVQGQEGYLQLKYDTDGCGCVVSGVTALWWVNEPEEGTEKVETNGISLYVEKSKMIFLDEVMKIDFVPEANSFQLKSPNQILNPRMSYFNKI, from the coding sequence ATGTATATTGAATGGACGGAAACAGCGGCTGAGAAAATAGCCCATAAGGTACAGGGACAAGAAGGATATTTACAGTTGAAATATGATACTGATGGCTGTGGCTGCGTGGTAAGTGGTGTGACGGCGCTATGGTGGGTCAACGAACCTGAAGAAGGTACCGAAAAAGTGGAAACAAACGGAATTTCTCTATATGTGGAGAAATCAAAAATGATTTTTCTTGATGAAGTCATGAAAATAGACTTTGTTCCGGAAGCGAACAGCTTTCAATTAAAAAGTCCGAATCAAATCTTAAATCCGAGGATGAGCTATTTTAATAAAATCTAA
- a CDS encoding alpha/beta hydrolase yields MKKWWFTLAGILSYIIGVGIYFSNRIMYMKKKEDDFIQNREIMAKRLITEDFDNLPKTEIWVSSPSGYSLKCLFIEPHDTNKWVVISHGVTENKVNSIKYMNIFLKRGFNAIIYDHRRHGDSGGKTSSYGHYEKFDLKAVIDELKRRKGPDLHIGIHGESMGAVTLLLYAGMLEDGADFYIADCPFSNFEDQIKHQLKHVVPLPSWTVFPLGRTFIKLRDGYWTNEVSPIDYMKNIRNPVLFIHSENDSFIPASMTAELYAAKEGPKQLYIAKKGAHAQSYNENPKEYEDQIDQFLKLV; encoded by the coding sequence ATGAAGAAATGGTGGTTTACACTGGCTGGAATCCTATCGTATATCATCGGCGTCGGCATTTATTTTTCCAATCGGATCATGTACATGAAAAAGAAGGAAGATGATTTTATCCAGAATCGTGAAATTATGGCTAAACGCCTGATCACGGAGGATTTTGATAATTTGCCTAAAACGGAAATTTGGGTATCGTCTCCATCCGGATATTCCTTGAAATGCTTGTTTATCGAACCGCATGATACCAATAAGTGGGTGGTCATTTCTCATGGTGTGACGGAGAATAAAGTCAATTCGATTAAGTACATGAATATTTTTCTTAAGCGGGGCTTCAATGCAATCATTTATGACCACCGCCGGCATGGGGATTCCGGTGGCAAGACGAGCAGTTATGGACATTATGAAAAATTCGACCTGAAAGCCGTAATCGATGAATTGAAAAGACGTAAAGGTCCCGACCTTCATATTGGCATTCATGGAGAATCCATGGGGGCCGTAACCCTGCTTTTATATGCCGGAATGCTTGAAGATGGTGCTGACTTTTACATTGCCGACTGTCCATTTTCAAATTTCGAGGATCAGATCAAACACCAGCTTAAGCATGTAGTCCCACTTCCCTCTTGGACCGTGTTTCCGCTTGGGCGTACGTTCATCAAACTCCGTGATGGATATTGGACCAATGAAGTGTCCCCAATCGATTATATGAAAAATATCCGAAACCCCGTGCTCTTCATCCATAGTGAAAATGACAGTTTCATTCCCGCTTCCATGACAGCGGAATTATATGCAGCAAAAGAGGGCCCAAAGCAGCTGTACATCGCTAAAAAAGGGGCCCACGCTCAATCTTATAATGAAAATCCAAAAGAATATGAAGATCAAATCGATCAGTTTCTAAAACTTGTCTGA
- a CDS encoding YqkE family protein: MKKKQQRNQNQSKSQDKDSSSLKLGDMINQDIMSQLRQKQKELNEAEQEKRAAEEEKKREERKRREKNKSFEELLGESNLNWKNYK, from the coding sequence ATGAAAAAGAAACAGCAGCGAAATCAAAATCAAAGCAAAAGCCAAGATAAAGATTCATCTTCATTGAAACTTGGTGATATGATCAATCAAGATATCATGTCCCAGCTTCGTCAAAAGCAAAAGGAACTTAATGAGGCTGAACAAGAAAAAAGGGCAGCGGAAGAAGAAAAAAAACGCGAAGAAAGAAAGCGGCGGGAGAAGAATAAATCATTCGAAGAACTATTGGGTGAAAGCAATCTGAACTGGAAGAACTATAAATGA
- a CDS encoding MarR family winged helix-turn-helix transcriptional regulator produces the protein MQSKIEKVLEDQLCFLLYASSREMTKKYKPLLDKLEVTYPQYLVLLLLWEQDTLTVKKLGELLALDSGTLTPMLKRMEQNGLIVRERSTEDERSVMIKLTEKGIGLQEEACFIPDRISAMSGEDKKVVEDLKASLIQLLKTLQEF, from the coding sequence ATGCAAAGTAAAATAGAAAAAGTACTGGAAGACCAATTATGTTTCCTGCTTTATGCAAGTTCAAGGGAAATGACGAAGAAATATAAACCGCTGCTTGATAAACTCGAAGTGACATATCCTCAATATCTTGTTCTTCTTCTATTATGGGAACAGGATACACTTACAGTAAAAAAACTAGGGGAGCTCCTTGCCCTCGACTCAGGAACGCTTACCCCCATGTTGAAACGAATGGAGCAGAATGGCTTGATTGTCCGTGAACGTTCGACTGAAGATGAACGGTCTGTCATGATTAAGTTGACGGAAAAGGGAATTGGATTACAGGAAGAGGCCTGTTTCATTCCCGATCGCATTTCAGCTATGTCGGGTGAGGATAAGAAGGTGGTTGAGGATTTAAAGGCTTCACTGATCCAACTATTGAAAACATTACAGGAATTTTAG
- a CDS encoding Ohr family peroxiredoxin has translation MTKTLFTTSVTVDGGREGTAISADGNFTVDIAMPGTPRAKQMPEASNPEQLFAAGYAACFDSALQSVGKIERVSFDSKVTASVSLLMGEMHQYSLAVTLAVKGSGVDKETFETLVHKAHQMCPYSKAINGNVDVAFEIDVD, from the coding sequence ATGACAAAAACATTATTTACAACGTCTGTAACAGTTGATGGCGGAAGAGAAGGAACGGCAATTTCAGCTGATGGCAACTTCACGGTTGATATTGCAATGCCTGGAACACCAAGGGCTAAACAGATGCCTGAAGCATCTAATCCGGAACAGCTTTTTGCAGCTGGATATGCTGCATGTTTTGATAGTGCTTTGCAATCAGTTGGTAAAATTGAACGCGTTTCTTTCGATTCCAAAGTCACCGCAAGCGTCAGCCTATTGATGGGTGAGATGCATCAGTACAGCTTGGCTGTAACTTTGGCCGTGAAGGGATCCGGGGTCGACAAGGAGACATTCGAAACCCTTGTTCATAAAGCACATCAAATGTGTCCTTATTCAAAAGCAATTAATGGCAATGTGGATGTCGCCTTTGAAATAGATGTAGATTAA
- a CDS encoding aldo/keto reductase: MKKRKLGNSDLLVSEIGLGCMSLGTVENQASEIIQAALDEGINYFDTADLYDFGMNEEIVGKNLKSVRDKVYIATKVGNRWNENKDAWSWDPSGAYIKTAVKDSLKRLGTDYIDLYQLHGGTISDNIGETVEAFEDLKKEGYIRYYGISSIRPNVIKEFTEKSELDSVMMQFNLLDRRPEEWISLLANKQISIIARGPLAKGLLSEKMLEKANEDGYLDYSYHELKDLLPHIKDKLSDRKLNETALQYVLSHQSVATVVPGASSIQQLRENCQAANNPSLSKTELDILKQLTKANKYESHRD, from the coding sequence ATGAAAAAACGAAAACTAGGAAATTCAGACTTGCTAGTTTCTGAAATTGGGCTCGGATGCATGTCATTGGGGACTGTTGAAAATCAGGCATCCGAAATCATACAGGCCGCTTTAGATGAAGGAATCAATTACTTTGATACTGCTGACTTATATGATTTCGGTATGAATGAAGAAATCGTCGGAAAGAATTTAAAATCGGTCCGCGATAAGGTATACATAGCCACCAAGGTCGGAAACCGCTGGAATGAGAATAAAGATGCCTGGAGCTGGGATCCATCTGGCGCTTATATTAAAACGGCAGTAAAAGATAGCTTAAAGCGATTGGGGACTGATTATATTGATCTTTATCAGTTACATGGCGGCACCATTTCAGACAATATCGGAGAAACGGTAGAAGCATTTGAAGATTTGAAAAAAGAAGGCTATATCCGATATTATGGAATTTCCTCGATTCGTCCGAATGTAATCAAGGAATTCACTGAAAAGTCTGAGCTTGATTCCGTGATGATGCAGTTTAATCTACTTGACCGCCGCCCAGAAGAGTGGATATCCCTTTTGGCCAACAAACAGATCAGCATCATTGCCCGTGGCCCCCTTGCCAAAGGGCTGCTCAGTGAAAAAATGCTTGAAAAGGCAAATGAGGATGGATACCTTGATTATAGCTATCACGAACTTAAAGATTTGCTTCCGCACATAAAGGACAAACTTTCTGATAGGAAGTTGAATGAAACGGCACTTCAATATGTATTGTCCCATCAAAGCGTCGCTACCGTTGTACCAGGAGCAAGCTCAATACAGCAGCTCCGTGAGAACTGCCAGGCCGCTAACAACCCTTCACTGTCCAAAACTGAGTTGGATATCTTGAAGCAGTTGACCAAAGCAAACAAATATGAAAGTCACCGGGATTAA
- the mciZ gene encoding Z-ring formation inhibitor MciZ: MKVYVLEKSVTLSGKSWEILQKLKQLQSQYVYINDWIADIHDQVPSTPLKRIK, encoded by the coding sequence ATGAAAGTTTACGTATTGGAAAAAAGCGTTACTTTATCCGGAAAGAGTTGGGAAATCCTTCAAAAACTAAAACAATTACAAAGTCAATATGTCTATATCAATGATTGGATTGCCGACATACACGATCAGGTGCCGTCCACTCCTCTAAAACGGATCAAGTGA
- a CDS encoding NUDIX hydrolase, with protein MKKFEEKTLSSEKIFTGKVISLQVDDVELPDGKTGKREIIKHPGAVAIIALTAENKIIMVEQYRKALERSLVEIPAGKLEKGEEPVLSAERELEEETGYECEKMEHIISFYTSPGFADELVHLYVAHNLKKKENAAPLDEDEFVEMLELTLEEAQAYMDEGKIQDAKTAYAVQYLQLKKAMTS; from the coding sequence ATGAAAAAATTTGAAGAAAAAACGCTGTCTTCGGAAAAAATCTTCACAGGAAAGGTAATCAGCCTGCAAGTGGATGATGTAGAGCTTCCTGATGGGAAAACGGGTAAACGTGAAATAATCAAACATCCGGGAGCGGTTGCCATCATAGCTCTCACGGCAGAAAATAAAATCATCATGGTTGAACAGTACCGTAAAGCGCTGGAGAGAAGCTTGGTGGAAATTCCTGCAGGAAAGCTGGAAAAAGGCGAAGAACCGGTTTTGTCGGCTGAACGGGAGCTGGAAGAGGAGACAGGTTATGAATGTGAAAAAATGGAGCACATCATATCCTTCTATACATCCCCAGGTTTCGCCGATGAATTGGTCCATCTGTATGTGGCCCACAATTTGAAAAAGAAAGAAAATGCGGCTCCACTGGATGAAGATGAATTTGTCGAGATGCTTGAACTCACGTTGGAGGAAGCTCAAGCTTACATGGATGAAGGGAAGATCCAGGATGCCAAAACGGCATATGCAGTTCAGTATCTGCAGTTGAAAAAGGCGATGACATCATAA
- a CDS encoding endonuclease Q family protein has product MKEFYADLHIHIGRTRSGRAVKITGAKTLTFSKVLQVASERKGLDLIGIIDCHSPEIIEEIEAGILVGEITEKIEGGLQYKNTTIIPGSEIEIYDQNCNGPIHVLAYFPTLKAMKEFSSWMSGHVKNITLSSQRIYCDGRTLQKIVKSLGGLFIPAHVFTPFKSLYGKGVRSSLTEVFDPKLIDAIELGLSSDTEMVKDIEELDSYVFVTNSDAHSLGKIAREYQKVLLEEPSFNELAKALKEKGNRKVTSNYGLNPLLGKYHQTVCSGCLHQVLRDSEQCPECGNKSIIKGVSSRIEELSISEMEGRYGRERPPYIHQVPLDFIPGLGPKSMEKLLVAFGTEMNILHEVTLEQLMEIVPEKLAGYIDSARKGTLSFEVGGGGKYGKVKKELLKKSPDR; this is encoded by the coding sequence ATGAAAGAGTTTTACGCTGACCTGCATATCCATATAGGCAGAACGAGAAGCGGAAGGGCCGTTAAAATAACAGGTGCTAAAACGTTAACCTTCAGCAAAGTGCTGCAAGTGGCAAGTGAAAGGAAGGGTCTTGATCTGATCGGGATAATCGATTGCCATTCTCCTGAAATTATCGAAGAGATCGAAGCGGGGATTCTGGTTGGCGAGATCACGGAAAAGATTGAAGGCGGACTTCAATACAAGAATACAACCATCATTCCAGGCTCGGAGATTGAAATTTATGATCAGAATTGTAATGGACCGATCCATGTCCTCGCCTATTTTCCCACTTTAAAAGCGATGAAGGAATTCTCCTCATGGATGAGCGGACATGTCAAAAATATCACCTTGAGCTCCCAAAGGATTTATTGTGATGGAAGAACGCTGCAAAAGATCGTGAAGTCACTGGGCGGCCTGTTTATCCCGGCACATGTTTTCACCCCATTTAAAAGCTTGTATGGAAAAGGGGTGCGATCCAGCCTGACAGAAGTATTCGATCCGAAGCTAATTGATGCCATCGAACTTGGTTTAAGTTCAGATACAGAAATGGTCAAGGATATCGAGGAGTTGGACTCCTATGTATTCGTGACAAATTCCGATGCGCATTCGCTTGGGAAAATCGCTCGTGAATATCAAAAAGTCCTGCTTGAAGAACCAAGTTTCAATGAGCTGGCAAAAGCCCTTAAAGAAAAAGGGAATCGTAAGGTGACCAGTAATTATGGATTGAACCCCTTATTGGGAAAGTATCATCAAACCGTATGTTCAGGGTGCTTACATCAGGTATTGAGGGATAGTGAACAATGTCCCGAATGTGGTAATAAATCCATTATTAAAGGGGTATCGTCCAGGATCGAAGAACTCTCCATTTCCGAGATGGAAGGAAGATATGGAAGGGAAAGGCCGCCATATATCCATCAAGTACCACTCGATTTCATTCCAGGACTCGGACCTAAATCCATGGAAAAACTGCTGGTGGCATTTGGAACAGAGATGAATATCCTTCATGAAGTTACGCTTGAACAGCTCATGGAAATCGTTCCTGAAAAATTGGCGGGCTACATCGATTCTGCCAGAAAAGGAACGCTTTCTTTTGAAGTGGGGGGCGGAGGAAAGTACGGAAAGGTCAAAAAGGAATTACTGAAAAAAAGCCCTGACAGATGA
- a CDS encoding GNAT family N-acetyltransferase, with protein sequence MKAILMDFPEKIETPRLYLRPCQPGDGLDVHEAIVHPKPELKQWLPFAHQDVSLETSEQNVLKSFSDFILKEDIRLHIYRKEDDQFIGSTGLHRINWDIPKFEIGYWIDTRYSKLGYITEAVEKLTKFAFYHYGAKRVEIRCDPNNIASKSIPEKLGYTLEGILRNDCLSADGKEVRDTSIYAKTSN encoded by the coding sequence ATGAAAGCTATATTAATGGATTTCCCCGAAAAAATTGAAACCCCACGATTATATCTAAGACCTTGTCAGCCTGGCGATGGCCTGGACGTTCACGAAGCCATTGTCCATCCTAAACCTGAATTGAAACAATGGCTGCCGTTTGCCCATCAAGATGTTTCTTTGGAAACTTCTGAACAGAACGTCCTTAAGTCCTTTTCGGACTTTATTTTAAAAGAGGATATTAGACTCCATATTTATAGGAAAGAAGACGATCAATTCATCGGTTCCACTGGTTTGCACCGAATTAACTGGGATATCCCTAAATTCGAAATTGGCTATTGGATTGATACGAGATATAGTAAACTAGGCTACATAACGGAGGCAGTGGAAAAGTTAACTAAATTCGCCTTTTACCATTATGGCGCAAAACGAGTCGAAATCCGCTGTGACCCTAATAATATTGCCAGCAAAAGTATTCCCGAGAAGCTGGGGTATACCCTTGAAGGAATTTTGCGTAACGACTGCCTTAGTGCAGACGGCAAGGAAGTACGGGACACCTCCATTTATGCAAAAACATCAAACTAA